TCAACTCCGAACTGAAAGTACTCAAAAGGATTTTTAAACCCAAAACCAAGAACTTTTTCTATGTACGATAGATTAGAGATTGTCTCACGCTTAAGCTCTTTATGTTTACCGGTAGTGTCTAAAGTTTCGTTTGCATTTGAAATCATCTCATCAATAAGAGCCAAGGCACTCGATACATTCATGTCATCACTCAGTACATGTAAGAGTTCATTATGAAATGTAGTTTGGTCAGAGTTTTGGGCCAAACCAAATAGACGTTTTTTAAGTCTATATATTTTGTCTAGTCTCTTTTTCGAAGATGCTAAATCTTCAGTGTTAAAGTTGAAGTTACTTCTATAGTGAGTGCTTAAAAGGTAAAAGCGCAGAACCTCTCCGTCATACTCTTTTAGGGCATCTTTTAAGAAAAAGCTGTTTCCTAAAGACTTAGACATTTTCTCTCCATCTATATTTACAAAACCGTTATGCATCCAGTAGTTCGCAAGTTCATGGTTAGTTGCACATCTAGTCTGTGCAGCTTCGTTTTCATGGTGTGGGAAAAGCAAATCTGCTCCACCACCGTGGATATCAACAGCAAACTCAGCATTTGGCTTTGCAAGATGTTTTTCAATCATCGCAGAACATTCCAAATGCCAACCCGGACGACCTGCACCAAAAGGGGAAGGAAATGTAATAGTGTTGTCTTTTACGCTCTTCCATAGAGCAAAGTCAGCAGGGTTCTTTTTAGCAGATGAACTCTCAACTCTTTGTTGCTTCTCATCCTCATCTTGAACTCTTGAAGATAGTTTTAGGTACTCGCTGTCACTTGCGGTATCAAAGTAAACATCTCCCTCATCAGTTCTGTAGGCGTGGTTAGAGTCTATAAGCTTTTGGATTAACTCAGTCATAGCTTCTAGTGATTCTGTAGCTTTTGGTTCAATTGTTGGACGTGATACACCGATAGCCTCCATCTCTTTATGAAAAGCATCTGTATAGTAGTCAGTAATCTCTTTAATATCTTTGTTTTGCTCAACTGCTTTTTTAATGATTTTATCGTCAATATCAGTAATATTTCTCGCATAAGTTACATCGTAACCATTAGCAGTTAGCACACGGGTTAGCAGGTCAAAAACCAAAGCACTCTTTGCATGACCTAGGTGGGCATCGTCATAAACGGTAGGTCCGCATACGTAAAGAGAGGCTTTCCCATCTTCTAACGGAATAAACTCTCGTTTTGTTTTTTGTACTGAATCGTAAATATACATGTAGTTATTTTCCTTTTAAAAACCAGTTGTCATAAAGTCAACTGCCGAGATAATTTCATCTCTTTTATCTTTTACTGAACAGACTACAGAACCTAGATTTTCCATAGAAATACCCGCTTGGTTTCTATGTTTTAGTATACTTCTTTTCTATGGGCTATTCTGATAAGGGTAATCACCAAAATATCATTTTCTTTTAAATATACTATTCTGTAATTCCCAGCTCTTTTTCTAAACTTACCTTTGTGTTTTCCCTTTAAAGCTTTGTCTGCTGTAAAGACTCCTTTTTCAAGGTCTTTAATTTTGAAAAAAATAAGTTTTTGATTTTCAGAGTCTATCTTTTCTAGCTCTTTAAATGTAGCTTGAGGAATTATGATTTTGAACATTAATTAAGACCAAGTCTTTGTGCAACTTCTTCTAGTGAATATACTTCAGTTTTTCCAGCTTTAAGTTCATCAATTCTTTTATCAGAAATCATTTCATCCAATGTGTCAAAATATGTACTAACAGCTTTTTCTATGATATATGTTCGCGACCGGTCTAATTCATGAGCATATGAATCTAAATCAGTTAATAACAGTTCATCCATACGAATATTAATTGCTTTTTTCATGTTGTATCCTTTTGTATCTACATTATACTACAAAAGTTGATAAATTTCAAGCATGAATCTAACGTTTGTATAGAGCTATTAAGTGACCGCTAGGTAACTTATTAGCTCCTATGTTTTGTTATGGATTTATTTTTTCATATACATTACCAACTGCTTGTTTTCCTTTTGAAAATCTCATCAATGAAATTGAACCTTTATCGATATTGGCTTTTTTCAAATCTTGATTAAAATAATCACATTTAGCACTATCAATTTGCTTATTATCTCTAAAATAAGAAATTACACCATTTTCAATTTTATATGTATCACCTTGTGGTACCTCTAACAACTCAAAAGCTTTTTTAATATCAAATGAATTATCACGAGAATATGAATAGAGTGATCTTATTTCATTGTTCTTTTTAAATACCAAAATTTGATTTTTCATTAAAAAATGACTTAAGCTATCTTTTGAATCTTTATCAATTAATTTTATATGTGTTACTGACCATGTACCAATTAAATCATTCTTAGTACATTTTCGTACAACTTCATCTGCATTAATAAAATTTAAAAAAATTATGCTTACTATTAAAATAAATTTCATACTTTTTACTCCATAACTATTTATTCAACGAACATTTTATCATAATAACATACAAGTAACATAAATAAATAACACGGTAAATGTGTGTTAATAAATTAAATTTAGTTAAAAATATGACAATTTGTCATAATGTTGCTTAAGTGAAAGGATTGATAATGAGTTTGAAAAAGAAGCTTCTTGATATTGTTCGTGATAAAACTAGGTTTAAATATCTCTACATGTAGATTTGAATAAAGTCTTTAAAAAGCACAAGTCCTATGGTAAATGCGACAGAACCAACGACAAGGTAGATGGCATTTTTATTTCGAAGTATATCAAAAAAGTTTTTTAGACCGAATGCTTTTATGGTAAGCGTAAAGCCTACTAAACCGCTGATTGTCCCTGCAAGAGCTAAACCACTTGCTCCCATTGGAGAGATAAGAGTTAGAGCAAAGAGAATGTATGAAGCTAGGGAAAATGTTGCTATTTTTGCGGCACGAAGTTGTTGCTCTTTTGCGTATAACCATAATAAGAATAGTTTTTGAAGACCATACGGGAGAAGTCCAATCATATACATTTGAAGTACTAGTGAAGTATTTGCCGTATCTTGTGCAGCAAAAGAACCTCTCTCAAAAAGTAGCCAAGTAATCTCCTTTGAGAGAACGACTCCTCCAATGGCACTGGCTGTGAGTAAAAATGTTAAAAACCAGAAGGCTTTTTTCAGGTATGCGAGGGCTTTAGCTTCATCATTATTTTTTATATATCTGGCAACACTCGGAAAAAGGGCTATGGAAGTAGCTATAGCAAAAAGAGCAAGGGGGAGTTGAAATATACGGTTTGCATAGTAGAGATAACTGATTGAGCCAGTTACTAAAAAAGATGCCAAGAAGGTGTCTAAAAATGCACTCACCTGAGGGGTAGAATTGCCCCAAATTGCAGGAAAAAACTGTTTTTTGAATTTTCTTGTCTCATTTTTGATTTTTATTGACTTGTTTTTTAAATATTTAAAGCCGCCACATGTAAGCTTGTACAGACCCAACCTTTGTATAGCTATCATATGTGCAAAGAGCTGCAAAACTCCTCCGATAACTACGCCAAAACTAAGGTAATAAACTATCTCACTTTGGCTCTTGTCCTCAGAGAGATACAGAGCTAAAATGAGTGAAATATTTAGCAGAGCAGTCGAGAAAGCAGTAGTTGCAAAATGGTGCTTATATTGGAGCAGAGTACTTAAAAAAGTGACTGAAAATATAAGCGGAAGATACCAAAAATTTATAGCAACATAAGGGGAAGCTATCTCTACTGTTTTATCATCAAAACCAACGGCTATAGCTTGTGTTGCAAGACTTGGAAGAAGATTTACAAGCAAAGTAATAACTACTATAATTGATAAAAAAATTACAAAGATATTTGCTACAAAAACTGATTTGTGTTTAGACCTTGCATAGGCCGGAATAAAGACTTGGGTAAAAGCACCCTCTGCAAAAATTCTTCGAAAAAGATTTGGTAGCTTAAAGGCTATAAAAAATATATCACTATAGACGTTTGCACCAAGAGTTGAAGCGGTCAGTAAATCTCTTAAAAATCCTAGAATTCTTGAAAATAAAATTCCAAAACTATTGGTAAAAATTGCTTTAAACATGGGCTTCTTTTGAGAATAATTATAACTTTTACGAAAGTTTAACAAATATTTGATTAAAATGTAGAGTTTAATTTTTAAAAATTTAATTTTGGATAATGAAAATATGGGATTATTTGGATCAAGCAAAGAAGAATCTACAATATCAAAAAAAATTCGTCCAACAGTTATAAGAACAGAAAATGTTGCTAAAGAGTTGGTGGAATTAGCAAAAAAAAACAATATTAACACATCAAGTTTAGATTTTACAATATTGGAAGTTCAAACATATAAAAGAATTTGTAAAGTTGAGCAGGTTAAAGAAGAAGTTGTATGGGAAGAGATTGATAGAGATGAAATATACAAGCTTGATGATGTTACCTCTATATTAAACCCTGACTTTCAGATAAAACAAGTTTATGAAATAGAGATGTTTTCAAAAGAGAGTGACGGCGACGGTGACATGTTTAAGGATTTTCATGCAGCAGTCGGCGCAAATGCTACAAAGTGCAAAGTTTATTTAAGCATAAAAGAGGGCTCAAAGGTTAAAGCAACTCCTAATTTTGAAGTGGAATTTTTAAACTATATAAACAAAAGTAAAATTCGTGCCGGAATACTTATTAATATCTTTGATGAGATGCTTGACGAAATGGTATCAAAAGTATCTGCTTTGGTAAAAGTTGACGGAAGCCTAAAATATGAAAAAAATGAAAATATTCTTATTGCAGAGTCATATGAGCCAATGCAGACAATTGATGATGATTTAATACTCCATTTTGAGCATAAGAAAGAGGCCGGAGAGAATGATCGCGTTGACTACTCCAGCAGAGGTTTTATTAAGAGTGTCCTCAAGGATGACCTTTTAATTGAGTATGTCAAACCAAAAAAAGGCAAGGCAGGTAGGAACTGCCGCGGTGAGTTTATGGAACCTAGAGAGCCTGAAGTGACTCATGAGCCAACATTTACCGTAGATGAAACAATAAAAATAGTAGATAATCCTGACAATATTCAATACATAGCCAAAGAGAATGGGTATATCTCTTTAGATGGAACAGCATATACTATTAAATCAGATATGGATGTAGAGTCAATTAATTTTAAAACAACCGGTTCAATTACATCTGGTTTAGACTCGGATGTTACTCTGAGCGTAAAAGAGAATGATGCACAAAAAGATGCTATCGGTAATGGTATGAGTGTTGAAGTAAGCGAGATTGATATAAAAGGGAATGTTGGACCAAATGCAAAGGTTCATGCCAGAAGAGCTACTGTAAATGGGCAAACACATGGCACTTCAGAGTTGCGGGCAGATGATTTAACAATTAATGTGCACAAAGGCTTAGCAATCGGTGGGAATATTAAAATAACACGACTTGAACATGGAACAGTTATAGGAAACAAAGTTGAAGTTGAGCAAGCTATGGGAGGGGATATTAGAGCCAAAGATATAGAAATAAGTGTATGTACCTCTCATGTCGAAGCTACAGCCTCTCGTCTTATAGAAATTAAAAAACTTCAAGGTAGTGAGAATATTTTTACAATAGACCCTCTTTTGCAAAAAGAAAAAAAATCTGGACTTAGTGAAAACAAGGCTGAAATTTATGAACTTCGCACAAGCATTAATGAAATAGCCAATGAGATGGCTAAATATAAAAAACTTATTAACGATAACATGTCTGCGTATAATGAGGTTAAAAAAAAGTTAATACACTATAAAAACAATGGTATAAAAATGCCGGCAGCATTTATAAATAAGTATAAACAGTTTCAAAAAATGCAAGAGCATCTGGAATTAATAAAAGAAGAGAGACAGACTAAAGAGGACAAGCTCACACTTTTAACAACACAAACGGCATCTTTTCAAGATAATATTTTTGATGCAAGGATAATAAATCGTGATAGATGGGTTGGACATAACGAGTTGGTTTTTAAACTTGTAGATCCACCAATAGAGCTTAGATTTACCCCATCAGAGGGCTCCAATGATGAAGTGTTTGCTTTAGTTGAAAACTCAGATGGACAGTATGAAATAAGGGCAATTAAAGAGTGAAAAAGCAAGTAGAAATAATATGATAGTTGGATTACACGGAGTTGTTGAGCATAAAGAACCAACATTTATACATGTAGAAGTTAGCGGCGTAGTTTATGAGGTTTTTATATCGCTACAAAGTTTTTCAGCAATCAGCAGCAATAAAGTGAAGCTCTTTACCTCCCATATAATTCGTGAGGATGCCCAACTGCTGTTTGGTTTTTTAGATATGGGCGAGAAGAAGCTTTTTGAGAGGTTAATTAAAATTAGCGGAGTAGGTCCAAAAGTTGCAATTGCAATTTGCTCTACTTACTCCCCAAATCAGTTTGCAACTATTATAAATAACAAAGATATTAAGGCAGTTCAAAAAGTCCCAGGTATTGGTCCAAAGAGTGCAGGGCGTATTTTGGTTGAGCTAAACGGCTTTGATATTGATTTGCTTTCATCCTCACAAGAGCCAAAAAGCAGGGCATTTAGTGAAGCGAGTGAGGCATTGGAGTCATTAGGATTTAAAAAAGATAAAATCTCTAAGGTTTTAAGTGCGTGTTCTGGAAGTGATACCGCTTCACTAGTAAAAGAGGCTTTAAAACTTCTTCAAACAATTTAATTAAGGAAATATATATTGAAATTAACAATTTTATTCGGTGGAGCTAGTTTCGAGCATGAAATTAGTATAGTAAGTGCTATAACTTTAAAAGAGAAATTATCAGATTCTGATTTAAGCTTTGTTTTTTGTGATCAAGATCATACATTCTATTTAATAGAGCCATCAAAAATGAGAGCAACCACTTTTAGCAAAGGCGAGTATAAAAAAATGCCTAAGCTGGTTCTATCTAAAGGTGCTTTTACTCAAAAAAGTATGTTTAGCTCTAAAGAGCATGCCGGTATATTTTTAAATCTTATTCATGGAGCAGATGGCGAGGATGGTTCAATTGCGGCTCTGCTGGATTTTTATTCAATTAAATATATTGGACCAAGAATAGATGCGAGTGTGTTTTCATATGACAAAAGATATACAAAGTGGTTATGTAATGAGAGAGGGATTAAAAGTGTAAAGTATGAAGAGTTAAGCTCAAAAGAACACAGTAATATTAAAATACCATATCCAGTTATTATCAAACCTGCTCGTCTTGGAAGTTCCATTGGAGTGAGTATAGTAAAAGAAGAGGGTGAACTTGACTATGCCTTGGATAGTGCATTCGAGTATGACAAAAGTGTTATCGTTGAGCCTTTTTTAGAGGGTGTAAAAGAGTATAACCTAGCTGGATTTATGGCGAATTCTGTGATGCATTTTTCTATAGTAGAAGAGCCTCATAAAGAGGAGTTCTTAGACTTTGAAAAAAAATATATGGACTTTTCAAGAAGCGACAGAGCTTTAAAAGCGGATATAAGTGCTGAGCTAGAATCAAAATTAAAGAAAACTTTTATAAAAGTTTATAAAAATCTTTTTGAAGGATCACTTATAAGATGTGATTTTTTTGTGGTAGAGGGTGAAGTGTATCTAAATGAGATTAATCCTATTCCTGGCTCTATGGCAAATTATCTTTTTGAAGATTTTCAAGCTTCTATTGAACTTTTAGCAAACTCATTACCGCATGCAAAAAGGGCAAAAGTTAATTATGACTATATTCACTCAATCACAAAAGCAAAAGGTAAATAATGGCAGTTAAGTCTATACAGTTTAATCATCATACTTTAGATATAAGTTATGAGATATTAAATCCAAAGGCAAAAATTGATTTAATAGTTTTACACGGTTGGGGCAGTAATAAGGGTTTGATGAAAAACTCATTCGGACCTTATATGAATAGTTTTCGTCATATTTATATTGATTTGCCAGGGTTTGGTAACTCTACATGTAACTTAACGCTTACTACAAAAGATTATGCAAGAGTGGTAGAGCTTCTGATGGTTCACTTAAATGCTTCTAAAGACATAATAGTGGGGCACTCTTTTGGTGGTAAGGTTGCACTTTTACTTGAACCAAAAGTACTTGTATTGCTCTCTAGTGCCGGTATTTATGTTAAGAAATCATTTAAAGTGTATGCTAAAATAACTCTATTTAAAATGCTTAAAGTATTTGGTTTAGCAAGGCTTAGAAATTTATTTGTGGCAGATGATGCAAAATCTTTAAGTGAGCCGATGTATCAAACTTTTAAAAATGTAGTAAATGAAGATTTTTCATATGAGTTTTCTCAGTATGGAGGCAAAGCTCTTCTTTGTTGGGGTAAGGAAGATACAGCCACACCGCTAAGCAGTGCACACAAGATAGACGAGCTTATATCGGATTCTCATCTCATAGCCTACGAAGGTGGACATTTCTTTTTCATGGACCATTCACAAGATATTTCTGATCATATACAAAATACATTTCTAAAAACGCTGGAACATAAATAATGGAAAATATTGAAACTTTATCGGCTTTTGTTACAAATGTGCTTTTTGTAACTGTTTTAGGATGGTACCTAATAACAAATCTGCAGTGGTATGATTACAAACTCTCTCGCGTACTTTTCAAGCATCATAAGCCGCATTGGCATATTTTTTACTTTTTTATCCCCTTTATTGCTTACTATACAACAGGAAGTTTTTTTATAATTTTCTTCTTATTTGCAGTTTTGCCAGCCATGTTTATCTGGCACAAAAGATTGGATAAAAAACTAGTCTTGACATGGAGAGTGAAACGTTTTTTAATTCTTCTGGTCTCTTTGGTTCTTTTTCAGGATGTTCTTTGTACTTTAAAGTCTGCATGTCAAACTTATGGTGTTTTTATGCCTTTGGCCGTTGCATATGTAGGTAGTATTATGATAGAGAAGTTTCTTTTTGCCGCATTTGAAAAAGAGGCGAAGAAAAAACTCAAAAGTATGAAAAACTTAAAAATAGTTTGCATAACAGGAAGTTACGGGAAAACAAGCATAAAAAACTTTGTTGCCGAAATTTTGGGTAAAAAATACAGAGTATATGCAACTCCTAGAAGCGTGAATACGCTTGGTGGAATTATTAAAGATGTCAATGAGTCTTTGCCCGAAGATACAGAGATTTATGTTTGTGAAGCCGGAGCAAGAGAGAGTG
The sequence above is drawn from the Candidatus Sulfurimonas baltica genome and encodes:
- the cysS gene encoding cysteine--tRNA ligase, with the protein product MYIYDSVQKTKREFIPLEDGKASLYVCGPTVYDDAHLGHAKSALVFDLLTRVLTANGYDVTYARNITDIDDKIIKKAVEQNKDIKEITDYYTDAFHKEMEAIGVSRPTIEPKATESLEAMTELIQKLIDSNHAYRTDEGDVYFDTASDSEYLKLSSRVQDEDEKQQRVESSSAKKNPADFALWKSVKDNTITFPSPFGAGRPGWHLECSAMIEKHLAKPNAEFAVDIHGGGADLLFPHHENEAAQTRCATNHELANYWMHNGFVNIDGEKMSKSLGNSFFLKDALKEYDGEVLRFYLLSTHYRSNFNFNTEDLASSKKRLDKIYRLKKRLFGLAQNSDQTTFHNELLHVLSDDMNVSSALALIDEMISNANETLDTTGKHKELKRETISNLSYIEKVLGFGFKNPFEYFQFGVDEDTKEKIDMLISQRDEAKKAKDFATSDKLRDEILALGVSIMDTPNGTFWEKV
- a CDS encoding CcdB family protein → MENLGSVVCSVKDKRDEIISAVDFMTTGF
- a CDS encoding type II toxin-antitoxin system RelE family toxin — translated: MFKIIIPQATFKELEKIDSENQKLIFFKIKDLEKGVFTADKALKGKHKGKFRKRAGNYRIVYLKENDILVITLIRIAHRKEVY
- a CDS encoding CopG family transcriptional regulator, encoding MKKAINIRMDELLLTDLDSYAHELDRSRTYIIEKAVSTYFDTLDEMISDKRIDELKAGKTEVYSLEEVAQRLGLN
- the murJ gene encoding murein biosynthesis integral membrane protein MurJ, which produces MFKAIFTNSFGILFSRILGFLRDLLTASTLGANVYSDIFFIAFKLPNLFRRIFAEGAFTQVFIPAYARSKHKSVFVANIFVIFLSIIVVITLLVNLLPSLATQAIAVGFDDKTVEIASPYVAINFWYLPLIFSVTFLSTLLQYKHHFATTAFSTALLNISLILALYLSEDKSQSEIVYYLSFGVVIGGVLQLFAHMIAIQRLGLYKLTCGGFKYLKNKSIKIKNETRKFKKQFFPAIWGNSTPQVSAFLDTFLASFLVTGSISYLYYANRIFQLPLALFAIATSIALFPSVARYIKNNDEAKALAYLKKAFWFLTFLLTASAIGGVVLSKEITWLLFERGSFAAQDTANTSLVLQMYMIGLLPYGLQKLFLLWLYAKEQQLRAAKIATFSLASYILFALTLISPMGASGLALAGTISGLVGFTLTIKAFGLKNFFDILRNKNAIYLVVGSVAFTIGLVLFKDFIQIYM
- a CDS encoding flagellar assembly protein A, which gives rise to MGLFGSSKEESTISKKIRPTVIRTENVAKELVELAKKNNINTSSLDFTILEVQTYKRICKVEQVKEEVVWEEIDRDEIYKLDDVTSILNPDFQIKQVYEIEMFSKESDGDGDMFKDFHAAVGANATKCKVYLSIKEGSKVKATPNFEVEFLNYINKSKIRAGILINIFDEMLDEMVSKVSALVKVDGSLKYEKNENILIAESYEPMQTIDDDLILHFEHKKEAGENDRVDYSSRGFIKSVLKDDLLIEYVKPKKGKAGRNCRGEFMEPREPEVTHEPTFTVDETIKIVDNPDNIQYIAKENGYISLDGTAYTIKSDMDVESINFKTTGSITSGLDSDVTLSVKENDAQKDAIGNGMSVEVSEIDIKGNVGPNAKVHARRATVNGQTHGTSELRADDLTINVHKGLAIGGNIKITRLEHGTVIGNKVEVEQAMGGDIRAKDIEISVCTSHVEATASRLIEIKKLQGSENIFTIDPLLQKEKKSGLSENKAEIYELRTSINEIANEMAKYKKLINDNMSAYNEVKKKLIHYKNNGIKMPAAFINKYKQFQKMQEHLELIKEERQTKEDKLTLLTTQTASFQDNIFDARIINRDRWVGHNELVFKLVDPPIELRFTPSEGSNDEVFALVENSDGQYEIRAIKE
- the ruvA gene encoding Holliday junction branch migration protein RuvA; translation: MIVGLHGVVEHKEPTFIHVEVSGVVYEVFISLQSFSAISSNKVKLFTSHIIREDAQLLFGFLDMGEKKLFERLIKISGVGPKVAIAICSTYSPNQFATIINNKDIKAVQKVPGIGPKSAGRILVELNGFDIDLLSSSQEPKSRAFSEASEALESLGFKKDKISKVLSACSGSDTASLVKEALKLLQTI
- a CDS encoding D-alanine--D-alanine ligase: MKLTILFGGASFEHEISIVSAITLKEKLSDSDLSFVFCDQDHTFYLIEPSKMRATTFSKGEYKKMPKLVLSKGAFTQKSMFSSKEHAGIFLNLIHGADGEDGSIAALLDFYSIKYIGPRIDASVFSYDKRYTKWLCNERGIKSVKYEELSSKEHSNIKIPYPVIIKPARLGSSIGVSIVKEEGELDYALDSAFEYDKSVIVEPFLEGVKEYNLAGFMANSVMHFSIVEEPHKEEFLDFEKKYMDFSRSDRALKADISAELESKLKKTFIKVYKNLFEGSLIRCDFFVVEGEVYLNEINPIPGSMANYLFEDFQASIELLANSLPHAKRAKVNYDYIHSITKAKGK
- a CDS encoding alpha/beta fold hydrolase → MAVKSIQFNHHTLDISYEILNPKAKIDLIVLHGWGSNKGLMKNSFGPYMNSFRHIYIDLPGFGNSTCNLTLTTKDYARVVELLMVHLNASKDIIVGHSFGGKVALLLEPKVLVLLSSAGIYVKKSFKVYAKITLFKMLKVFGLARLRNLFVADDAKSLSEPMYQTFKNVVNEDFSYEFSQYGGKALLCWGKEDTATPLSSAHKIDELISDSHLIAYEGGHFFFMDHSQDISDHIQNTFLKTLEHK